The window CTCTCCTGGAATGGCCTGGCCCTGGCCGAGCTGTGGCACACCCGCAAGATCGACGGCGAGGTGGTGGACTACCAGCTCAGGGCCGGCAAGGAAGGCGAGCCCGCTCTTCTGGTGGTGGGCCTGATCCTGGGCGGCGGCCTCCTGGAGTCGCTGGCCGAGGGGGAGAGCGCCGTGGTCACCTACCAGCTTGATCTGAGCGGGGCGGTAGCCCAGGCCGAGCAGGGGCGGTAGGATGCGGCCGCCTCGCCACAGAGGGACGGCAGCCGCCACGGGTCGGGTGAGGTACCCACCGGGCGCAGACGGGCGACGGCCACGACCGCGGTTGGGCGCCACGGATGTTCACGATGCGTGGCAGGTTCTTGCTGCTTGGTACTCTATTGAGTATCATCGAGCCATGTCGAGGCACGAGTAGCTCTTCGAGCGAATGCGCGCCAATCCCACCGACTGGCGCCTCGAGGACCTTCAGGCGCTCACCGACCGTCACGGCGTCAGTTGCCGGCATGATGGGGAAGTCATTGTATGTTCATCACCAAATCGGGCCGAACCGTTCCGGCCCAGCCAGAAAGCCTATCAAACCGGTGTACATCCGCTGTTGGAGGGAATATGCGGGAGCTTTGTGCCGTTGTCTATCCAGGCCGAGCAGAGCCGGTTGGCGGCCAGGCGATAGAGGTGCAGGGGAGGCCACGAGGACATGGAATTGACCCTCGAATGCGAGCGTGAAGAGGATGGGCGCTGGCTGGCCGAAGTGGCGCAGCTTCCAGGTGTGTTGGCCTACGGCGCTTCGCCTACGGAGGCCATGGCCAAGGCCGAAGTGTTGGCGCTTCGGGTACTGGCAGAGCGGATCGAGTACGGTGAGGTCCGCCCGTCGGCGATCAGCATTTCGGTTCCAGCTGCGGCGTGAACCCCTGGCCTTCAGCCAAGGCGAAGCGTGTCCTCACAGCGCTTCTGCGCCTTGGTTGGCAGATCAAGCGCCACAGTGGCTCGCATCGGACTCTGATGCGAGCTGGCTGGTCAGACGTCGTCTTCGCCTTCCACGACGGCGAGGAGCTTGGCCCG is drawn from Thermodesulfobacteriota bacterium and contains these coding sequences:
- a CDS encoding type II toxin-antitoxin system HicB family antitoxin, which encodes MELTLECEREEDGRWLAEVAQLPGVLAYGASPTEAMAKAEVLALRVLAERIEYGEVRPSAISISVPAAA
- a CDS encoding type II toxin-antitoxin system HicA family toxin; its protein translation is MNPWPSAKAKRVLTALLRLGWQIKRHSGSHRTLMRAGWSDVVFAFHDGEELGPRMLARIGRHTGLRPEDL